One segment of Pseudobythopirellula maris DNA contains the following:
- a CDS encoding ParB N-terminal domain-containing protein — protein MKFRDRVKGFRRVAAKELLPHPENWRTHSRHQKGALRGVLREIGFTGAVIARELEDGRLQLIDGHLRAETAGAAEVPVIVVDLNEEEARKALLSHDPLAAMAGVDDRRAAELLAAVETESNDLRQAFAKIAAQIEDPGLDPFEGKDEVDIPASYQVVIEVDGEQQQEAVYERMRSEGFNCRVLTL, from the coding sequence GTGAAGTTCCGCGACCGCGTGAAAGGCTTCCGCCGGGTGGCGGCGAAGGAACTGCTGCCCCACCCCGAGAACTGGCGCACCCACTCGCGCCACCAGAAGGGGGCGCTCAGGGGAGTGCTGCGTGAGATCGGCTTCACCGGCGCGGTGATCGCACGCGAGCTCGAGGACGGCCGTCTTCAGCTGATCGACGGCCACCTGCGGGCCGAGACCGCCGGCGCCGCCGAGGTGCCGGTGATCGTGGTCGATCTCAACGAAGAAGAGGCCCGCAAGGCGTTGCTGTCGCACGACCCGCTCGCCGCGATGGCCGGCGTCGACGACCGCCGCGCAGCCGAGTTGCTCGCCGCCGTAGAGACCGAGAGCAACGACCTGCGGCAAGCCTTCGCGAAGATCGCCGCGCAGATCGAAGACCCCGGGCTTGACCCGTTCGAGGGCAAGGACGAAGTCGACATCCCCGCCAGCTACCAGGTGGTCATCGAGGTCGATGGCGAGCAGCAGCAGGAAGCGGTCTACGAGCGGATGCGCAGTGAGGGGTTCAATTGCCGCGTGCTGACGCTGTGA
- a CDS encoding GNAT family N-acetyltransferase has translation MSQFKVTVDCPVSESFRVQQVAGMFDVPLDDRSSETFSVELPDQGEPWEIGLVVGPSGSGKSTIAREAFGADLYEPAAWPADCAVIEGFDERLPVRRVIELMTAVGFSSPPSWLKPHAVLSGGERFRCDLARALSRGSLDEGKPLVAFDEFTSVVDRDVAKVCSAAIAKGIRSGRIPCRFVAVTCHYDVADWLAPDWVLDMATGQLQRRRLRRRPWRRPEVRLEIHRCPLAAWRLFARHHYLTGSLAPQARCYLATWEGKPVAFAATLPVIAQRGRRRFTRIVTLPDYQGMGIGMRFVAAVAQLHRDEGLRINVTSSHPALIGHCRNSPLWRTVGVNRSNRRRSRTAFKAYRSAAGRAVVSFEYVGEERSAISTQPSATG, from the coding sequence ATGTCCCAATTCAAAGTCACCGTCGATTGCCCCGTGAGCGAGTCGTTCCGCGTTCAGCAAGTCGCGGGCATGTTCGACGTGCCGCTGGACGATCGGTCGAGCGAGACCTTTTCGGTCGAGCTTCCCGACCAAGGCGAGCCGTGGGAGATCGGCCTGGTGGTCGGGCCGTCGGGGAGCGGCAAGAGCACGATCGCCCGTGAGGCGTTCGGCGCCGATCTTTACGAGCCGGCGGCTTGGCCCGCCGATTGCGCGGTGATTGAAGGCTTCGACGAACGACTGCCCGTGCGGCGGGTGATCGAGCTGATGACCGCCGTCGGTTTCAGCTCGCCGCCGTCGTGGCTCAAGCCGCACGCGGTGCTCAGTGGTGGCGAACGCTTCCGCTGCGACCTGGCGCGGGCGTTGTCGCGGGGCAGCCTCGACGAGGGCAAGCCGCTGGTCGCGTTCGACGAGTTCACGAGCGTGGTGGACCGCGACGTGGCGAAGGTCTGCTCGGCGGCGATCGCCAAAGGAATCCGCAGCGGGAGGATCCCGTGCCGGTTCGTTGCCGTGACGTGCCACTACGACGTGGCCGACTGGCTCGCGCCCGACTGGGTGCTCGACATGGCCACGGGGCAATTGCAGCGGAGGCGTCTTCGGCGGCGACCGTGGCGGCGCCCCGAGGTGCGATTGGAAATCCATCGCTGCCCCCTGGCGGCTTGGCGATTGTTTGCGCGTCATCACTATCTGACTGGGTCGCTCGCCCCGCAGGCGCGCTGCTACTTGGCCACCTGGGAGGGCAAGCCGGTCGCCTTCGCCGCCACACTGCCGGTGATCGCCCAACGCGGCCGCCGCCGATTCACGCGGATCGTCACTCTGCCCGACTACCAGGGCATGGGGATCGGTATGAGGTTCGTCGCCGCCGTCGCACAATTGCACCGCGACGAGGGCCTGCGGATCAATGTCACGAGCAGCCACCCGGCGCTGATCGGCCACTGCCGCAATTCGCCCCTGTGGCGGACCGTGGGGGTCAACCGATCGAACCGCCGACGCAGCCGCACCGCCTTCAAGGCGTACCGCAGCGCGGCGGGGCGTGCGGTCGTGTCGTTCGAGTATGTGGGGGAGGAGCGATCAGCGATCAGCACTCAGCCATCAGCTACGGGATGA